The Pseudomonas sp. FP2309 genome has a window encoding:
- a CDS encoding thiamine pyrophosphate-binding protein: MKKVATTAPPTPLRAFWLKWRFHINVLLLLVPLGFMPKYFADAALFRGDTGIGERVAGDVQVGPWSLTLAEFRNEGPRPDPAGPMKFFNAALCATCADQVKATYLRIGKPRSLRAAGVIFFGTPYRMGAALPVPERTPADAELWVTMEGWDGTMHQGSIPLSQASPATVAWLNKQGVKP; this comes from the coding sequence ATGAAAAAGGTCGCTACCACCGCACCGCCGACGCCGTTGAGGGCCTTTTGGCTGAAATGGCGCTTTCATATCAATGTTCTGCTGTTACTCGTGCCCCTGGGCTTTATGCCCAAGTACTTCGCCGACGCCGCGCTGTTTCGCGGTGACACGGGCATCGGCGAACGAGTGGCGGGGGACGTGCAGGTTGGCCCCTGGAGCCTGACCCTCGCTGAGTTCCGCAATGAAGGCCCGCGCCCCGACCCGGCAGGCCCCATGAAGTTCTTTAATGCCGCCCTGTGCGCCACCTGTGCCGACCAGGTCAAAGCCACTTACCTGCGTATCGGTAAACCGCGCAGCCTGCGGGCTGCGGGAGTGATCTTCTTCGGCACGCCGTACCGCATGGGCGCCGCTCTGCCCGTGCCTGAGCGAACGCCCGCCGACGCCGAACTGTGGGTCACCATGGAAGGCTGGGACGGCACGATGCACCAGGGTTCCATCCCGCTGAGCCAGGCCTCGCCTGCCACTGTTGCCTGGCTGAACAAGCAAGGAGTCAAACCATGA